The genomic interval TGCCACTGTCTTGGTGATAGCGCGCATGCCAGTGCTGTTTCACGGTGAAGCCCTCCACAGCGAATGGGCAGTCGTGCACTTGCAGGTCGTGCATGTCGGCAAGGGTCTGGCCGATATGCCTTGGTAGGGTGGCGACCAGGTCGGTGCTGCCAACGATCATCCCCAGCCCCAGGAACGCCGGTAGATCCAGCACGATCCGGCGCTCTATACCCGCCCGGGCCAGCCCCGCCTCCAGCAACTTCTGGCCGGTGCCTGCGCTGATCTGTACATGGCCTTCGGCTTGGTAGCGGGCCACATTCATGCCATGGGCGAGGCGCGGGTGCTGGCGATTGCTCAGGCACACCCAGTCCTGATCGAACAATACCTGCTGATACATCCCGCCTCCCAGCCAGGGCACAAAACCAATGGCCAGGTCGGCCTCGCCCGACTCCAGGGCACTTTCGCTATTGCCGTCGATGCGCGCCGCCTCCAGGCGAATGCCGGGGGCATGGCTGCGCAGGTAGTTGAGGATGCTCGGCAGCAAGGTGATATGGCTGGCATCGCTGACACACAGGCGAAAGTGTCTTTGCGCGGTGGCGGGTGTGAATTGCGGTTCCCACGCCGTCAGCCGACGCAGCGATTCGAGTACTTCGCGGCAGGGCCCGATCAACTGGTCGGCGCGCGGAGTCGGGGCCATGCCACCGGGGGTGCGGACAAATAACGGGTCGTTCAGTTGCTGACGCAGGCGGGCCAGCCAGATGCTGATGGTTGGCTGGCTTTGGCCCAGCTGCTCTGCGGCACGCGTAACGCTGCGGCAGTGATACAGCAGGTCGAACAGTTGCAGCAACTTGGGCTCGGGCAGGGCATCGGCGGCACTCATTATTGCAATTCTCAATAGGTGTATTGAGGCCATTGTATAGCCCGATCGGGAGACGCTGCATAAGGTAATCGCAAACCACAGGAGGTCTGCGATTTGAAAATCTGCATTCTGGGTGCCGGTGCCCTGG from Pseudomonas fortuita carries:
- a CDS encoding LysR family transcriptional regulator: MSAADALPEPKLLQLFDLLYHCRSVTRAAEQLGQSQPTISIWLARLRQQLNDPLFVRTPGGMAPTPRADQLIGPCREVLESLRRLTAWEPQFTPATAQRHFRLCVSDASHITLLPSILNYLRSHAPGIRLEAARIDGNSESALESGEADLAIGFVPWLGGGMYQQVLFDQDWVCLSNRQHPRLAHGMNVARYQAEGHVQISAGTGQKLLEAGLARAGIERRIVLDLPAFLGLGMIVGSTDLVATLPRHIGQTLADMHDLQVHDCPFAVEGFTVKQHWHARYHQDSGNRWLREVIHGLFGRSA